One region of Opitutaceae bacterium genomic DNA includes:
- a CDS encoding MTAP family purine nucleoside phosphorylase — MKVALVSGTSIVNSTLFKDWDTRTVLTPHGPVTFKSQANQVLLNRHGFGVPLPPHSINHRANIRAIAELGIEDVVSFNSVGSLKPELPPGTLVSCSDYVNLQGAPQTFFDEELKGGAPGIANTLIPKITAALAPEFVVETGKIYVQMRGPRFETKAEIAILRHWGDVVGMTAAHEADLCSELGIRYNSLAIIDNYANGLEGTSIDFQVFRNLVKENQRKVNDIFTRLIAVLR; from the coding sequence GTGAAAGTTGCGCTTGTTAGCGGAACCAGCATAGTCAATTCGACGCTTTTCAAGGACTGGGATACGCGCACGGTCCTGACGCCGCATGGTCCCGTCACTTTCAAGTCGCAGGCAAACCAGGTCCTGCTGAACCGTCACGGCTTCGGGGTGCCGCTGCCTCCGCATTCAATCAACCATCGCGCAAACATCCGGGCCATTGCGGAGCTCGGTATCGAGGATGTCGTCTCCTTCAACTCAGTGGGATCCCTGAAGCCGGAACTGCCACCGGGAACGCTGGTGTCCTGCAGCGACTACGTGAACCTGCAGGGAGCCCCGCAGACTTTTTTCGATGAAGAGCTGAAGGGTGGGGCGCCGGGAATCGCGAATACGCTGATTCCCAAGATCACTGCGGCGCTCGCCCCCGAGTTTGTCGTTGAGACTGGAAAGATCTATGTCCAGATGCGCGGCCCAAGATTCGAGACCAAGGCGGAGATTGCCATCCTGCGCCACTGGGGGGATGTCGTTGGAATGACCGCCGCTCACGAGGCGGATCTCTGCTCGGAACTCGGCATCCGGTACAACAGCCTGGCGATCATCGACAACTATGCGAACGGCCTCGAGGGGACATCGATCGATTTTCAGGTCTTCAGGAATCTCGTGAAGGAAAACCAGCGAAAGGTTAACGACATTTTCACGCGGCTCATCGCGGTGCTCCGGTAG